In Gambusia affinis linkage group LG20, SWU_Gaff_1.0, whole genome shotgun sequence, the genomic window GGAgcataataattaatattgcATGGACAATTTGGAATAAAATCATCACTAGTAAACAGATTTCGAGTGTTTGGAGTTCATACTTTACTCATCAACTCACCAGTTTCCCTGCAGCTCTATAGTACTAAAAATCCAAGATGTCTAATGAGACTATGGGTCATTGTCCTGTGATCTATCAATCAACAAGGACTGTTAAATAATTACCTTCTGCAACCAAGACAAAGCCATAGCCATATACATTTGGACTTTTTGTTTATATGGTATCAGGTGATTCCAGCGACATCAGTGCACGGCGCCATGAACGTGGGCACAGCGCACAGCGAGGTGAACCCTAACACCAGGGTGATGAACAGCAGGGGCATCTGGCTGTCTTACATCCTGGGCATCGGCTTGCTGCACATCATCCTGCTCAGCATCCCCTTCGTCAGCGTCCCGGTCGTCTGGACCCTCACCAACCTCATCCACAATCTGGTGAGAGGAATTCCCGCGGGCTTTACTTCCACCATATGGCTTTGACATTTTGTGAGTGAGATGGGTCAGCGAAGGATCGATGCAGGATCTGAAAAGCGTTTGTTTGGTGGTTCAAATTAAGACCACTGTCTTAACAGTGAACTTTGAGGAAAAGCCAAATTTCCCAGTTTTCTCCTGTTAATATCTCTGATTTGCCGGTTGTTGTGTGTTCGTTGCAGTGCATGTACCTCCTGCTTCACACGGTCAAAGGGACTCCCTTCGAGACCCCGGATCAGGGCAAGGCTCGCCTCCTGACCCACTGGGAGCAGATGGACTACGGCGTACAGTTCACCGCTTCACGAAAGTTCCTCACAATCACACCCATTGTGCTGTAAGTGACCCACCCATTCTCCCCTCATCGCTGAGGTTCCCTTGATccgttttctttcttcttctgctctctgTTACCTTTGCTCTCGCGAAGTGGGCCAGTAGATTACGATGGTTACTCACCGCACCCACAAACTGACAGAGGACTTGGGTTTTCCGCAGGTGCACCCATAAGTGCTCTCCTGGCTTTTTCTTCCCTTGTTATCATGAGAGTTCAGTTTACAGCTTCCTGGGTCGGATTTGCAGCCTCAGCAAGAATACTGTAATGAGAGCAGCCCTGCAGGTGTACACTGTGCTTCTGTACACATTTGTCGTCTCGTTTTGCACTCAGCgccaacaggaagtagtttgtCAGCGCGGGAACGTAACAGCAGTGCAGGATGTCATAAGTCTTTAGAGGCCTTAAAATGTGTTGCTGTTACCAAGACAACAGCTCAGAGCATTTTCAATTCTCATTAAGTGTTGCCTGgttaattaaaagtgaaattaagCTATAAATGAAATCCAAGAGTAAGGTATAGAAATTTACTTTGTGTCATTAAAATGTCATATCAGGTAACAagatgactaaaaaaaaaagctgcttggTCGGTACTAAATGTCCTGTGGCAGATGGAGCCTCATTGTAGTTTACAAAAAGCTGTATCAGAAAAGaccaaaacttcaaaaatatgaaAGGGCAAAGGGACAAAATGACCTGCATCCGTCTGTTTTGTTACTCTGTATTTTGAGGAGACTACTTCCATtatgtttatgtaatttattatttacaaacatAGCTGTGGGGTGGATATGGAATACGTTGGATCAAAATGTGCCTGATATAAATTGTCACCTTTTTTATGTGGATGATAGTCATTCATTGCTTTGCATTGTTTCTTGAACTGGCCATGAAGCACTTAGAGGCTGCTTTTAATGTCTTTCAGTATAAGGTACTTAAACCGAAGCTTGTTCTGAATGTGTTTTAAGACAAAGCTTCTGATTTTAAGCAACTCTAAAGTTACACCACATATATTCTTGCTGTGGTTACCCTGGATGGAAAGATCATAGAGATGATCAGTTCCTATAAATACTTAGGTATGTTAATGGAAGACGTCCTCAATTAGGGAGATGAATATGAATAAAACTAGATTTGTATTAATGCAATAAGCTGTTGCTGCCACTTTTTTAATCGGTGTTGAACTGTAGTGACCTTTTGTATATTTGTGCTTCTTCCCAGTGTCTTCATTAGATCGATACAGGTTATCATTCTGCCCTGAGATTTACAGTATAGCAAAATGCAACATCTTGACCCACACGCTCAAGAAAGGCACAAAAGATCACCAGGCAATAGTCCTTGCGTTCCAATAATCGGCTCTTggtttctggaaaaaaagacGTTTGCCTGCCGGGTCTCGCAACATGGAACACTCTGCAAAATGTCTTGTATCACAACAGTTTAAGTTCCCTGGGGAAGTTTAAAGCTAGATCGACAGATTGATGGTTTTAGACGCGGGTTCTTAAATTGTCAGCCTTTAATTCTGTCTGATGTAACATTTACAAACTGTGTCCATTGTTTTTCCTAGCCATTAGCTTACTGGTTAGTTAGCTCAgcttcacacacacaaccacCTGAACTGCTGGTTCTTTGGAAGCTATGACTAACAGAGAAAATCCCCTTCTATCATTACATGTGGTAATTTAACGCTTGCACGTCCATACTGAACTGTAGTATTGCTGTTCTAACCTTTTActattatttgttatttgtcTGAGatatttctcaatattttgttttgttttattatcatgATTCATTAGTTGGTTGATTTGATCAGTttgcttatttttcatttttgtctttttagagaaaaatgcTCTGTGAAAAATTGCTCTGTAATATCACCACATTAGGCTCGTGTTGTGAGAACCGTAAGACTGAATGTTGGTTGTGTAATAATTTCTgatattcaattcaaaaataccttaTGGATCTCAAAGAGAAATTTATgattgttgtaactcattaattgaaGTGGTTCCCTGACTTGTTATTTTAACTAAGATAAATTCTATCTTTTattggttttgttaaaaaataaatgccaaTCCAAAAAGTTAGGGTTTTTGGAGTGAAAATCTGGATTCACATTTGAATGAAATGGCAGGATGGAAGGCCATTCTTGCTGGAAAATCCTCCAATCTGAGtgaatcacatttttttccccctccagggggtcttttgtgggctctagtgtccctttatACAcaagtaggcagacaggaagggggaaggagaggggagaagacatgcggcaaatgttgccgggtccgggagtcgaacccgcgctGGCCActtcgaggactgaaggcctccaaatatgggtcgcgctatcccctacgccaccacggcacgcccagtgaatcacatttttatgctaaaaaagctaaagctaattgcattaaaatcaattaatatGCATCTAATGATTCTCAAGGATAATCTGAAAACAGCATGAAATGTCACCCAAAAAACGGAccgtttttactgttttcttgcAGATCTGGCCAACACTTCAGCTTTTAAGCACAGAAAAGGGTCAACTTCTACcaaagtaaaaaacataaatctgtgaTGTTGAACATGTTCCTGACGACTCCTTGAACTCAGATTCTCCATCTCCTTTCTCCGTTTCTCTTTTTGCTTCAGGTATATATTAACCAGCTTCTACACAAAGTACGACAGAGCCCATTTTGTGGTCAACACCGTGTCCTTGCTCACGGTGCTCATTCCCAAACTGCCACAGCTGCACGGTGTTCGGATCTTTGGGATTAACAAGTACTGACAGCatggaagaagaagagatggaGGTTTACGGTCCCCCCCTGGACCGCTCAGAGCACACAGTGTAATGGGCCTCTGATGAGGACCTTTCGCACCTTATTCTATGGAGGAGCTCCATAAAGGAAACCTGCTGAGGATGCCGTCACGGTTCCCAATCGGCAAGACTCCGAGGAGAAAGCACAAGCGCACAGCGTCATCTTTGCAACAAGCTGTGGTTCATCCTCATGGTTTACAaacactttacattttatttaaagatgaatttcTGACATTTCCGAAGACAGTGCTGGAAAAATAAGTCTGTGCTGTTTCACTCCGCTGGCACTAAGAGGCCGTTTTCAAAGTTAAGTTTTGTTTAATGATACACTACTGTATTTATTCAGCCTCGCTCAAGGCTGCAGCTTCGTCTCTTTTGAGGTTTTGCGGCTTCAGTTGAGAGCAACAATTCTACACTGACGTGGTGAGAACTGCTGGAGAGGCGAGACACAAGAAACCACCTAGTTATATTTGGCTCCCTTCTGCTCTGCTCTTCGCGGGGTCAAGACCGGGAAGTTGAGCAGCTCTTATTTTTATCTGGCCGTTTCCATATTTGGAAAATGCTTGTCCTGGTTTGCCCTGTATGCAAAGTCCTCTGGCACAGAATGCGTGAGCCGTCTGGGACAGACCAGCAGACCCACAGTCTCAGTTGAGAGataagattttattaaaataccaACAAGGGGACACGTTTACACGATAGAGGTACTTGCTTCAGCTGGCTCCTGTTGGCAGGTCAGTTGAATGTAATCTGATTACAAAATGCCACATATTAttcaagatgtttttcttatttacttaGGAGATGCACAGATTAAAATCCCTCTGAATTATGACATTAGGTTGTCTCATCGTCTTtacatctgtgtgttttgtgcaaaaaaaaaaaaaagccggaTTTCTTTGATGTTTCTATTCAATCCATGTTTTAGATCCAATTAAGCTTGAATTTGGCAAGTTAGCATCACTAGCAAGGCACTGTGGTGTaccaagattttaaaaatctgaggTTTCAAAACTCAACTGCAAGCCCAAACCCAGGGGGGTTGGTGCCCACTGCTGGtaagctggctgaaagaaggctcCTACACCTCGTCTTTGCGtttgagaaaaactaaattgtcCTCTCAGAAAAATTCTGTTGCAACAACCAAAGTCATAGAATAAAGATTAAGGAAGCATCGCTATAGCTATCCTGCCGTACGATTTTGTTTAAGATAACTGTATAAACACCATGAACCTGTGCTTTTACAGTCAGGCTTATTATACAGTGAGAAACTCATGCCGACCCACGCCTATCACCAGCTGATCTTATTTTATGCAGAAATAAAGCTGTACATTTGTGACAGTAAATACGAAGTGTTGATAATGATGATATAAACCCTCGCATAACACCGTAAAGAAACAACAGCTATAATGCTGTAAATATTCTGTGTGCCTGACAGGGGAGCGAATATTCAATTGCCTGTCCAGCTAAACAAACTAAGTTAGTCACATTAAAGGAACGGTCAGATTTGGATACAACTTGGTCCACATGCAGTGGACTGAAACGATTGTAGTTGCACGGAGTTACCAGACATGCACACATGGTATTCAAAAGCACATGGAAGGATCCTGACTGAAGCTGCTTCATGAGTCAAACGGTGTGTTACAGTGGGTCCTTTATGCTGAAGGACTTTATTTTGGGTGGATATAAGGGGATTATTCCCTACCATAATTTGATGGTCTGTAGGTGCTGTGTTGTCCCGCTGCCCCGGGCCTACGACAACACATCTGGTTGTCTCCGCTCCATCCCCAGCTGTGGCTAGTTGTGGATTGTAGTATTTTGTTGGGCCAAACAACCGTAGGGAAATACTGTAGCTGAAGTTGCATGgctttgttatttaaattttttatttattcatatgaaTGTAAAGGAAGCAGCTGTTGAAGGTCTTAATTGCAAACACAGTATTGGGAATTTGCTGCTGGCATTCCAcagtaaaatgtgttgttaTGTAGCGAGCTACTCTGGATCTTTTGAGAATATCTGTGGTTTTCATTGAAAACAATTTGTTGTGTaacatttctaagaaaaaaaaaagtctgagaGGTTGTTCTTTAGTAACTGTATCTTCAATCAATTTAAGAAGATTAAAAATCCATTTCTGAAGTTTTGATTGTTAGAAAATGAGCATCAAGCACATGAATTGAAACCAACTCTTTTCAGTCTAGTGACAATGTCAAGTTTTTCACTTGGCTGTTGAGTTGTAGgtacaaaatgagtttttaatatCTTAGGATATGTGAATAATGATGTCATTTGTTCTTTACTATTAAAACACTTGGACATTTTAGGTCTGCAGAGAGTTGAAAATAAGGTGGAATAAAGACGATTTGCTCTCTCTGGAACACACACTAAACGTCTTACAGAGAGTATTGACCAGTCTCCAGTCTTGTTCAGAGGTTAATTTGAATCTTAGAGTTATGTCTCCCAGTGGCCTGCTTGGACTGGGCAGAGTGTTTGCTACTTATAGTCCTCAGCCAAATtaagaatgaaaaatgaatctaataaaagtaaaaattaccCTGCTCTTTGTGAATCGATTTCTCCACAGTGGAAGATTTGTCTGCTTTcgtaattgattttatttttatttatacgACAGCTGCAAAGAATATTGTTTGCACTCCTTGTCAACTCTGCAAGGAGGCATCCAATCAAAAATTAATCCGTGGTCTTTATTTCAGGCTCGTAAACGGATACATGTACCGTATAGTGGTCGTTATGTTAGACAACACCAAGAGGTTTTTAAACATTCATTGAGTGAAAGTAACAAGAGCGGAACAAGGAGGATTTATCGTGACTTGGGTTAACTGTTGTAAAAATCAAGATTTGATATCCTAATAAAAGTCTTTCCTGGATTTAAAGATACTCTTCTTGGTTatattctttctttcatttattttcaaatatttaaatacaaaaaaaaaaaaaacccacacagtTGGAGTTTACCTAACTGGGTTGGCTGTTGATGGCTTTTGCAGTTTTTGATACAAACACAACTGAGGGCTGCAAtaagaaatttaataaaaatgtttattttatttagttatttatttttgacatatttgttaaaactgtcccTATGTCATTGCAGTATGATAGAAGGCAGATAAGCtgctctgcctcctccctgtaGTCCTACtgacatttgcagaaaaaaactaaatacattttaccaTTGCAGTCAGTAACGCGGCACTTTCTCTGGTTCTTTCTTTATGTAGCTTGTTCTTCTTTCTCACATTAGTCCATCATGAAAGTTCTCAGTTCCAACAGAGGTAGCATGACTATGTGAAGGCCGCAGAGGTTTGTTAAGGAgcattaatgaacaaacagcatcatgaagagaaataaacacagcagacagaaccGGGATGAAGATGGCTGTGGGATAGAATCCGTTTCCTGTTGATGACCTACGTGAGGatttaaaagttgattttcaCTAAAGCTGTAATTCACTCCAACTGAACTTCAATTATTTGCAAAGAATCTGCAATAGAAGTCcgtctctagatgtgcaaagctcaTGCAGAGACCAACATCTaaatttggatgttttgttgttaatgttgatctcttaaataaatgtgggacttatataatatatttaccatTCAACAACAGAAAAGATTGATCTTTAAAGATGGCTTTTGTTGAATATGTAACATGCAAGCTGATTTTCTTTAGGACAGatgttaaaaatctaaaatgaactTCTCCACCAGAGAGCAGCATTGACTTATTTGAAAGAACATTGAGCCAAAACCCAGAGGGTGTGTGGAGTGATTCCCGTTTCTGATCagtaatttattattacaaaCAGTGATTTATATGCTCTAGAATACATTTGAAGAGTCTGAGATAGTGTTCATTTAAATccttaatgaatacataaaaataaaaaaattaaagttgtaagtgaaaagagacaaaaaatgttttttatttattctaaacaaATCCTTTGTTATTAGTGCCTCCAGATTATGtatgaaatatataaatcatttatacaatttttaacattttctttatttgcttttgttgttgttgtgttggaCTGTAACCCATAGAGCAATCAGATCAGATCTTTAAAAGTTCCTAATtatgcacacgcacacgcacacccacacacgcacacacccctgcgcacgcacacacacacacacacacacacacacacacacacacacacactcccctgcGCATGCCaacacacatgcgcacacacacacgcacgcccacacacatgCGCACGCCCACACCCCTACACGCACACATCACACAAAAGAtcaattatattatttttacttctactttaTAACTTCTAGGAAATTTTAAAGGtgataattttttatgtttatataacTCATTTTCCGTTTTATAGTCAGAGCTAAAGATGAGTCTACATCTCACATCTACAAACACTAATGATATGATGCAGAACTAATTTGCTCAGAAACCCATTTATACCACCAGTTATAAAAGTACTGTTAACTCAAAAAGCTTTACATTTTATGTCCTACTTCTTGCTACAAATCTACTTGCCCTTGGGGAAGACAGAGATAAGTTGGACCAGAAAGCTAAGCATAtttctttgggattttatgtgatagaccagcaGAAAGTGTATAAATGCCAAGTGTAAAATTAGGGGGAAAATGACCCATTGTCTCTCTGCAGTTTATCTCAAGAACAGTCTGACTGCATGGAGAGTGTCTGTGAATTGCAATGATAAAATCTTTCCACATATTCTCATTTGGATTCTAGCCTGGGCTTTCACTGGACCATCCTAAAATAGGAATacactttgatttaaaaaattccCTTATACATCTTTCTCtatgtttagttttgttgttctgtttggaAGATGAAGTTCACCACAGTAGTTGATTATACTCCTGATTTTACTATATTTAGCTCCACCTATTTTCAATACTGACCAATTTCCCTGTCTTTGCTAAAGGAAAAAcattccccacagcatgacactgctACCGCCACGTTAAAAAGAGGGATTTACATATTTGCTATTATGCACAGTGTTATTATGTACTTTGTTCGGATACATCAtgtaaagtcataataaaataatcaaaattttgttttgtagcatAAAATTTCAAAGAGTATGaatagttttactgggcattccAAACCTTAACTTTTAAAGGATATTCGACAGTTCTATCTGATAATCTCTTAATTTAGTTATCTGCAATTCAGGAACTGATGTcaggtgtttctgtttgtccCCAGCAATATATTATAGATTTAACCATGTCTGAAACATGGATTTCAATTTTTATGAGTGCAGCTGCAAACAATCCAATCATCTCTGAATGTTCCTTTCTGCTATTTCtgtgtgaaacattttacacGCGTCCCTAGAGTACAAAATAATATGCaaatttcagtctgttttaCAAAGCAACTGGAAAAATcgaggttttatttattttttctattctgCTGAACCTGAGTCACTGGTATTTTACTCTCCCCTGAACAGGCAGCCCCAGAGTTCAACTCACAGGCAATTAAACAATATGTCCTGTGTTGTGTAATTCATTTTGTGTTCTATTTACAACAATTTAGCGTGAAGGGCTGTTGCAGAGAATTCATggagtttaaaaagaaatgaaagcaaaattgGACTTCATTGATGATGTAAACTGACATGTCAGGATTTCCAAGTGACCCAATCGAAATAAATGAATAGTAAAATAGGACAAAGTGAGCTCCTTTAGACTCTATTCAAGACTTGGCCACCTGACAGGCAGCCAAactctgagttttatttaaaagtagaaaaaccaTCAGCAGAAAAAGCTGGCCTAGGGCAGCAGTGGACCTTCCAACAAATGAATAATCCAGAAGCTAAAGGGGCCCTTCTTGGTTGGCAGAGCTCAACCTTGATTCCACAGAGGGAgatgaagttttgttttgacatCTTTTTCAACACAGCtgagatgacaaaaaaaacaacaacaaaaaaaacttgatctTGAACTTGAGTGACACACTCATTCACCATTTAAAgcagacctgggcattttaaggcccgcgggccagatatggcccgttgggcatccctgtccggcccgcgtcccccccccagtcaaaacaaaacaccgtattttcgagtgcatgcgacacagctgtcttttattttgaaagggcttgacgcaccgtttatgaatgcacgtacatgaatgctaacgcacagcaacaacaagtgatgctagcagccgaatacacgatccccacaaaatgtcatctcacggtaaaaaaagaaaagttgattccgaattctgcatttttaacaaggcatggacagcgaaatatttctttattgaagtcaaaggcaaggccgtgtgtttagtttgtggtgcgcaggaggctgtgttaaaggaataGCCTATAATATTCACGTCACTACGTGACCAAACacagaagagatacaagaacttttcagagaaagagcgcgtcactgagtcgtctgtactcgtagccaagttgcaagctcaacaaacactttttacaaaacgcctggcatctagaggagctgcagtcaaggcaagttttgtcatatcccacaagattgctaggaagagcaaacctttctctgacggagagtacattaagcagtgctaatatgtcctgagaaaaaagacgcttttgagaacatctccctctcccgccgcaaacgtaacgagaaggattgaggacatcgcgacgaacctggtgctgcaactgaaagacagcgtgaatgattttgagtaccggtatttttccctggctttggatgagagctgtgacatacgggacactgcccagctgctcatctgttcgtcaggctttttccaacacttaaaaccatttattgctcatatatgcagttgatcagttgattaatataacacacaccatttcaattgtggagagattaaaaagttaaaaataaattcagatgtgatgacgatattttttttaactattaatttgttaattctcacttcagccaaaccacaaattgtttttttatttttattaatttttactgaatattcttcttaacaaaagaatatgatttaaatattttattacaacaagaggtatgagaaaatgaataatgagtcaagattaaatttgagtcattgctggatcggccctccaacatatttcatatttttcatgcggccccctgaagaaattaattgcccacccctgatttaAAGAGATGTTTTCTCCccagaatgtttttttagttttattttatcaaaaaagtgaaaaggaaaGTAGAATTTAGCATTTGTTTCTGCAACCTCTGAATAATGCAGACATTATGAGGGGGAGTTAGGTTAATTAAATCATGTCCCTATGAAGTGCtgagcagtttttatttaaattgagtTGATAGCAGAAATCCACTTTGAGGCTGAGTCATGATTGCCAAGCTACTGTCTTAGCTCTCTCTAGACCAAGCTTCTGCACATTTCTCTGAGCTGTGTTGCTTAAGATGATTGACACAActtcaggaaacaaaaaacactgattaAATCCTAACATTCTGTTTACAGTCACATGCACTGCTGTTTGTCTCCTATTGTCTTCACATGTTCCCCCGATGAGCCCCTCTCGGGCCCCATCGCTACTTTCTCTTCATTCCTTTCTTGTCACTTAATGTGCTCACACAGTATGAGTTGCAATAAAACTCCCCAAATACATGAACACCTCCACAGTTAAACCACTTTGGAAAAACAACAGAGCAGAATGTCcttgaagaggaaaaaaaaaaaaaaaatcaaagaaagagaaataacaAGCCAATCTCGGATGCTCAGGAAGCCCcaggtaattaattaaaatcataGTCACGGGTTAACACCCTGCAGCGCACTTCTAAATTGCAACAAAGTGAAAGCTAATTAGGCTTGTCCCTTAAGCTGCGGTGTTTTATTTATGACGGCATTTCTGGAGCCTTTTCTCAATTTATGGTGACGCTTCAATGGTGACCAGCAAATTTTACACTGctgatttaaattttgtgtGTCACGGGGCCATCGTAAATCCTATTTTCCGGTGAAAATAGAACGTTAATAATGTAAAAGAAGAgttgtttattaatattaatagtTTGGAGATACGGCTGTGTGCGGCTTTATGGGCTGTGTTAAAGCTCCACCCCGGGACTGTCCCGTTCCTGGTCCTCAGAAGCTATTCATCACAGGAACAGCGTCGCCACTGGGCTGCCTCATCCATAAAACGCAATAAAGTGCTTCCAAGGATTTGAGTCAGAGACACTGGTCATGTCCCTTAATTATGTTTTAGCTAGTTGGACAGAAGTGAGAAAACTACCACAAGTCGAGGTTCAAATTGCTGTGGCGTAGTGAATGCTAGAACGTCTTAGCTAAACATGCCcacattataaaaaataaaacaaaaccattgtCTCTGGTTCAGGATTGGGTTTCACATAAGGAATGAAACATAAGTAGCACATGTGTTCATCTGACCACTGTGGCTCTTGAACTTGGTCCACTTCTTGTGAGGCTCCTGGCTGTCAAGTGTCTAAGTGTGCCCCGTGTGTCTGTGTcccatttttattaaatactaAAAGAATCTTTTTGATAATTTAATTAGGTTCTTAATTCAAGTAAAGCACACTAGACTCCCCTCTTCAATATGTGTGCTTTTCAGACACTTGGGAGTTATTCTTGCCAACGGCCTCCACTCTCATCACGAGTACCCTCTGAAGGATGCACTAATTTCATCTTCTGTGTCTCAATTACATTACCCTGCTGCCACTCCACGTATGTGCGAGATGGAAAGCCGAAAACCTCTCCACGGGCAGGAGGCACTTCCACCACGTTAGTGAGATATATTACACCAGGTGTTAACATGTGTCTCTCTTCACTGACATCTTTATTTCTACCCGACCTCAGTTCCCTTTTAATCTTCTAAAGTGGCGCAGGAGCAGGGTCAGGAGGACCAGAAGAAAACTGGGCTTACAAACATCATCCTGAGGCACACGCACTGGAACAGGAAGTCACAGAAAGTGATGAAACAACAAATCCTTTACTGAGAGCACCAAAACATCGGACTGAATATTTGAGAGAAATACAACTGTAGACGTTAGAAAATTATGCACATGGATCTTTGAACTGGTGAGAAACCAGAGCAAATAACTTGTGAATATATATTGAAAAATGactaattattattagtt contains:
- the ormdl3 gene encoding ORM1-like protein 3, coding for MNVGTAHSEVNPNTRVMNSRGIWLSYILGIGLLHIILLSIPFVSVPVVWTLTNLIHNLCMYLLLHTVKGTPFETPDQGKARLLTHWEQMDYGVQFTASRKFLTITPIVLYILTSFYTKYDRAHFVVNTVSLLTVLIPKLPQLHGVRIFGINKY